The following are from one region of the Ischnura elegans chromosome 12, ioIscEleg1.1, whole genome shotgun sequence genome:
- the LOC124169680 gene encoding translocon-associated protein subunit beta codes for MCRPQLFVLVLAAMLGAAFTDEEETSARLLVAKMIMNKYLVEDMDIIVKYSLYNIGNSAALAVEINDNSFNPDAFDVVGGQLRVSLDRIPPGANVSHVVVVRPRKYGYFNFTSAQVSYLPSEDATERQLAITSEPGEGVIVAFRDYDRKFSPHVLDWAAFAVMTLPSLGIPFLLWYSSKSKYETIVKHKKDKSRNKDD; via the exons AT gTGTCGTCCCCAGCTTTTTGTCCTCGTATTAGCTGCTATGCTAGGAGCAGCATTCACCGATGAAGAAGAGACAAGTGCAAGGCTCCTTGTTGCAAAAATGATCATGAATAAGTATCTCGTGGAAGATATGGATATTATTGTGAAATACTCTCTGTACAATATTGGTAATAGTGCAGCCCTTGCTGTAGAGatcaacgacaacagttttaaTCCAGATGCCTTCGACGTCGTCGGTGGCCAGCTACGAGTGAGTTTGGACAGAATTCCTCCTGGTGCCAATGTATCTCATGTTGTTGTGGTTAGGCCTAGGAAGTACGGTTATTTCAACTTCACCTCTGCTCAAGTAAGCTACCTGCCGTCAGAGGATGCAACTGAG CGCCAGCTGGCCATAACGAGCGAACCGGGCGAAGGTGTTATTGTTGCCTTCCGTGATTATGATCGGAAATTCTCTCCACATGTT TTGGATTGGGCTGCTTTCGCTGTTATGACTTTGCCTTCGTTAGGAATACCATTCCTATTGTGGTACTCGAGCAAATCCAAGTATGAAACCATCGTGAAACACAAGAAGGATAAGTCTAGGAACAAGGATGATTAA